A part of Bosea sp. (in: a-proteobacteria) genomic DNA contains:
- a CDS encoding protein-L-isoaspartate O-methyltransferase, protein MTPDFLALRRNMVDCQLRTYDVTDRAVLAAMDSVARELFVPEGRRPMAYLDQPVALDELGAPGRALLAPMTSGRMLQTLDVQPGESFLDYASGTGYTAALAAAMGARATACEASAALRAAARPALDQSGFADVSIVDAAGQGPFDHIFVNGACEVRPDALAGLLADGGRMVAVEGLGRSGRVMLYQRSGDVVGARAIFDAAAPVLIEFRKPPSFVL, encoded by the coding sequence ATGACACCTGATTTCCTCGCACTTCGCCGCAACATGGTGGACTGCCAGCTCCGTACCTACGACGTGACGGACCGCGCTGTCCTGGCTGCCATGGACAGTGTCGCGCGCGAGCTGTTCGTGCCCGAGGGGCGCCGCCCGATGGCCTATCTCGACCAGCCGGTGGCGCTGGATGAGCTTGGCGCGCCCGGCAGGGCCCTGCTGGCGCCGATGACCTCGGGGCGCATGCTGCAGACGCTGGATGTTCAGCCTGGCGAGAGTTTTCTCGATTACGCCAGCGGCACCGGATACACGGCTGCGCTCGCCGCCGCGATGGGCGCCCGCGCAACGGCCTGCGAAGCATCGGCTGCGCTGCGGGCTGCGGCGCGTCCGGCGCTTGACCAGTCGGGCTTCGCCGATGTCAGCATCGTCGACGCGGCAGGGCAGGGGCCTTTTGACCACATTTTCGTCAATGGCGCCTGCGAGGTGCGGCCCGATGCGCTCGCTGGCCTTCTCGCAGATGGCGGCCGGATGGTCGCGGTCGAGGGACTGGGGCGCTCGGGGCGGGTCATGCTTTACCAAAGGTCCGGCGATGTCGTTGGAGCCAGGGCGATTTTTGACGCCGCGGCGCCGGTTCTGATCGAGTTTCGCAAGCCGCCATCCTTCGTGCTGTGA
- a CDS encoding DedA family protein, whose amino-acid sequence MLKRAYDWVVSYASHPRAVWVLFIVTFLESSVSPIPPLPLLIPMCLARPERSWYYAFVCSVGALLGGYLGYAIGWLLYDTVGLWLITLYGLADQASTMVDSSKHIWFWVLLTKGLTPIPFKIVTIMSGFIHFDLTLFTVGAFVSRITFFMMFAVALRFYGENIRLFMEKHLPLATGILLFFIVGGFLLPALV is encoded by the coding sequence ATGCTCAAGCGAGCCTATGACTGGGTTGTGTCCTACGCGAGCCACCCGCGCGCAGTTTGGGTCCTTTTCATTGTCACCTTCCTCGAAAGCTCGGTCAGCCCAATTCCGCCGCTGCCGCTGCTGATACCGATGTGCCTCGCCCGGCCCGAGCGCTCCTGGTACTACGCATTTGTCTGTTCGGTCGGCGCGCTGCTGGGCGGCTATCTTGGTTATGCTATCGGATGGCTGCTCTACGACACGGTGGGGCTGTGGCTGATCACGCTCTACGGGCTCGCCGACCAGGCCAGCACCATGGTGGATAGCTCCAAGCACATCTGGTTCTGGGTGCTGCTCACCAAGGGGCTGACGCCCATCCCGTTCAAGATCGTGACGATCATGTCGGGTTTCATCCACTTCGACCTTACGCTCTTCACGGTCGGCGCCTTCGTCTCGCGCATCACCTTCTTCATGATGTTCGCCGTTGCGCTGCGCTTCTACGGCGAGAACATTCGCCTGTTCATGGAGAAGCATCTGCCGCTCGCGACAGGCATCTTGCTGTTCTTCATCGTGGGCGGCTTCCTGCTGCCCGCGCTGGTTTGA
- a CDS encoding valine--tRNA ligase, whose protein sequence is MMDNRFEPAAVEARIAQRWAEANAFAAMRPGREQAEPYCIVIPPPNVTGSLHIGHALNNTLQDVLCRYWRMKGKDVLWQPGTDHAGIATQMMVERKLASENRADRRSMGREAFLGEVWKWKEESGGTIVKQLKRLGASCDWGRERFTMDPGLSEAVLKVFVDLHSRGLIYKARRLVNWDPRLLTAISDLEVEPREIKGQMWYFDYPLADDPSVTITVGTTRPETMLGDTAIAVHPEDDRWKPLIGKMVRLPLVGRLIPIVADAYSDPEKGSGAVKITPAHDFNDFEVGKRHDLPLVNILTADAKVTILDNPEFVTGIPGGVLADDLRHLDGLDRFEARKRVVAWFEENGLLRKVEPNAHAVPHGDRSGVPIEPWLTEQWYVDVKPLAEKAMAAVRERRTRLHPPEREKIFFQWMDNIEPWCVSRQLWWGHQIPAWYGPDGAPFVALDEQSAADAAEAHYGAKVTLTRDPDVLDTWFSSALWPFSTLGWPQNTPELAKFYPTNTLVTAADILFFWVARMMMMGEAFMGGAPFADVILHGIVRDEKGKKMSKTTGNVIDPLTVIDQYGADAMRFTLAAMASSGRDIKLSMARVEGYRNFATKIWNAARFAEMNGCARVAGFDPAAVRETLNRWVLGEAAKAARDVGQAIEAFRFNDAADAAYRFVWGTFCDWYVELSKPVLQAEGESAAKDETRATVAHVIDLIATLLHPFMPFMTEELWAVKGEQGPARESLLCHAPWPALDGLENGEAEAEIGFVVDLISEIRSVRTEINVPGGAQVELVLVGVSEATRAIMGRWEAMIARQARASAIRFADAAPAHSAQIVVRGETVAMPLAGVIDLGAETARLTKELAKLDGEIAGVERKLSNADFIAKAPEEVIEENRERIADARARQAKIREAQARLG, encoded by the coding sequence ATGATGGATAACCGTTTCGAGCCGGCTGCGGTCGAGGCGCGCATTGCACAGCGCTGGGCCGAGGCCAACGCCTTCGCCGCCATGCGGCCCGGCCGGGAGCAGGCCGAACCCTATTGCATCGTGATTCCGCCGCCGAACGTCACCGGCTCGCTGCATATCGGGCACGCGCTCAACAACACGCTGCAGGATGTGCTCTGCCGATACTGGCGCATGAAGGGCAAGGATGTGCTCTGGCAGCCAGGCACCGACCATGCCGGCATCGCCACGCAAATGATGGTGGAGCGCAAGCTGGCGTCCGAGAACCGTGCCGATCGTCGCTCCATGGGCCGCGAGGCCTTCCTTGGCGAGGTGTGGAAGTGGAAGGAGGAGAGCGGCGGCACGATCGTGAAGCAGCTCAAGCGCCTTGGCGCATCCTGTGACTGGGGTCGCGAGCGCTTCACGATGGACCCGGGCCTGAGCGAGGCCGTGCTCAAGGTGTTCGTGGACCTGCACTCCAGGGGGCTTATCTACAAGGCGAGGCGGCTGGTGAACTGGGACCCCAGGCTGCTCACGGCCATTTCCGATCTCGAGGTTGAGCCGCGCGAGATCAAGGGGCAGATGTGGTATTTCGACTATCCACTTGCCGATGATCCGTCCGTGACGATCACCGTCGGCACGACGCGGCCCGAGACGATGCTGGGCGACACGGCCATAGCGGTGCATCCCGAGGACGATCGCTGGAAGCCTCTGATCGGCAAGATGGTGCGCCTGCCGCTGGTGGGACGCCTGATCCCGATCGTGGCCGACGCCTATTCCGACCCGGAAAAGGGGTCGGGCGCGGTCAAGATCACGCCGGCGCACGACTTCAACGACTTCGAGGTCGGTAAACGCCACGATCTGCCGCTGGTGAACATTCTCACCGCCGATGCGAAGGTCACGATCCTCGACAATCCCGAGTTCGTCACCGGCATTCCGGGCGGCGTGCTCGCCGACGACCTGCGCCATCTTGACGGGCTCGACCGCTTCGAGGCGCGCAAGCGGGTGGTGGCGTGGTTCGAGGAGAATGGGCTGCTCCGGAAGGTCGAGCCGAACGCCCATGCCGTGCCGCATGGCGACCGGTCCGGCGTGCCGATCGAGCCATGGCTGACCGAGCAGTGGTATGTGGATGTGAAGCCCCTGGCCGAAAAGGCGATGGCCGCCGTCCGGGAACGCCGCACACGGCTGCACCCGCCCGAGCGCGAGAAGATCTTCTTCCAGTGGATGGACAACATCGAGCCGTGGTGCGTCTCGCGCCAGCTCTGGTGGGGCCATCAGATCCCTGCGTGGTATGGGCCTGACGGCGCGCCATTCGTCGCGCTGGATGAACAGTCCGCGGCGGACGCAGCCGAGGCGCATTACGGCGCCAAGGTCACGCTGACGCGCGATCCTGACGTTCTGGACACCTGGTTCTCGTCGGCGCTCTGGCCGTTCTCCACGCTTGGCTGGCCGCAGAACACGCCCGAACTCGCCAAGTTCTACCCGACCAATACGCTCGTCACCGCTGCCGACATCCTGTTCTTCTGGGTGGCGCGCATGATGATGATGGGCGAGGCCTTCATGGGCGGAGCCCCTTTCGCGGATGTGATCCTGCACGGGATCGTCCGCGACGAGAAGGGCAAGAAGATGTCGAAGACGACCGGCAACGTCATCGACCCGCTTACGGTCATCGACCAGTATGGAGCCGATGCGATGCGCTTCACGCTGGCGGCTATGGCCAGCTCCGGGCGCGACATCAAGCTCTCGATGGCGCGCGTCGAGGGCTACCGCAACTTCGCGACCAAGATCTGGAACGCGGCGCGCTTCGCGGAGATGAACGGCTGCGCCCGCGTGGCTGGCTTCGATCCTGCTGCGGTGCGCGAAACCCTGAACCGCTGGGTTCTGGGCGAGGCGGCGAAGGCGGCGCGCGACGTCGGCCAGGCCATAGAGGCCTTCCGCTTCAATGATGCCGCCGACGCGGCTTACCGCTTTGTCTGGGGCACCTTCTGCGACTGGTATGTGGAACTCTCCAAGCCCGTGCTTCAGGCCGAGGGCGAAAGCGCGGCCAAGGATGAGACACGCGCCACCGTGGCCCATGTCATCGATCTGATCGCGACCCTGCTGCATCCGTTCATGCCGTTCATGACCGAGGAACTCTGGGCCGTGAAGGGCGAGCAGGGGCCTGCCCGCGAGAGCTTGCTCTGCCATGCGCCCTGGCCGGCTCTGGACGGGCTCGAGAACGGGGAGGCGGAAGCCGAGATCGGCTTCGTGGTCGATCTGATTTCCGAGATCCGTTCTGTCCGCACCGAGATCAACGTGCCTGGCGGCGCGCAGGTCGAACTCGTGCTGGTGGGCGTCAGCGAGGCGACGCGCGCCATCATGGGCCGCTGGGAGGCCATGATCGCCCGGCAGGCGAGGGCGTCGGCGATCCGCTTCGCCGATGCTGCGCCGGCCCATTCCGCCCAGATCGTGGTCCGCGGCGAGACCGTGGCCATGCCGCTTGCGGGCGTGATCGACCTTGGCGCCGAAACCGCGCGGCTGACGAAGGAACTGGCGAAGCTCGATGGCGAGATTGCCGGCGTCGAGCGCAAGCTCTCGAACGCGGACTTTATCGCCAAGGCGCCTGAAGAGGTGATCGAGGAGAACCGCGAGCGGATTGCCGACGCCCGCGCGCGGCAGGCCAAGATCCGCGAGGCGCAGGCCCGGCTGGGCTGA
- a CDS encoding sel1 repeat family protein, whose product MRTSDLALIVLVIGFSAPALAQDNALSVVQSPALKAAPRAVLAPSAGAAQAVPLAPFSSVRDAIRSGVKDYNAGDKIGAARALEFAAGQGHVLALWKLGKMHSIGDGVPHDDLKAFEYFSRIADEFVDETPGTQNARVVSSAFTQLGIYMRDGIQGSYVKANAARAVELFQYAASYYGDADAQFELSRLYLQGRGVPKDARQAARWLNLSSEKGHVESQALLGQLMLTGAAGVPRQTALGLMWLTLARDGADPERHAEIIDAHRAAFESASVEDREAALLFLQRQVNRR is encoded by the coding sequence ATGCGGACATCTGACCTTGCACTCATTGTCCTGGTGATCGGGTTCTCTGCTCCCGCGCTGGCGCAGGACAATGCGCTGTCGGTCGTGCAGTCGCCGGCGCTGAAGGCTGCGCCCCGCGCGGTGCTGGCGCCTTCGGCTGGCGCGGCGCAGGCCGTGCCGCTCGCGCCCTTCTCCTCGGTGCGCGACGCCATCAGGTCGGGTGTGAAGGATTACAATGCAGGCGACAAGATCGGCGCCGCCCGGGCGCTGGAGTTCGCGGCGGGGCAGGGGCACGTGCTCGCCCTTTGGAAGCTGGGCAAGATGCACTCCATCGGCGACGGCGTGCCGCATGACGACCTCAAGGCCTTCGAGTATTTCTCCCGCATCGCCGACGAGTTTGTCGACGAAACACCGGGAACGCAGAACGCCCGTGTCGTTTCGTCCGCCTTCACGCAACTTGGCATCTATATGCGTGACGGCATCCAGGGCTCCTATGTGAAGGCGAACGCCGCACGCGCGGTGGAGCTGTTCCAGTATGCGGCGAGCTACTATGGCGACGCGGATGCGCAGTTCGAGCTCAGCCGGCTCTATCTGCAGGGCCGGGGCGTGCCCAAGGATGCGCGGCAGGCGGCGCGCTGGCTCAACCTGTCCTCCGAGAAAGGACATGTCGAATCGCAGGCCCTGCTGGGACAACTCATGCTCACGGGCGCGGCTGGTGTTCCGCGCCAGACGGCGCTGGGCCTGATGTGGCTGACCCTGGCGCGCGATGGGGCTGACCCCGAGCGCCATGCCGAGATCATCGACGCGCACCGCGCCGCCTTCGAGAGCGCGTCGGTCGAGGATCGCGAGGCTGCGCTGCTCTTCCTCCAGCGCCAGGTGAACCGGCGCTGA
- the ilvD gene encoding dihydroxy-acid dehydratase yields MSERVFDKAKLPSRHVSVGPSRAPHRSYYYAMGMTTKQISQPFVGVASCWNEAAPCNIALMRQAQAVKKGVASAGGTPREFCTISVTDGIAMGHQGMKSSLASRECIADSVELTMRGHSYDALVGLAGCDKSLPGMMMAMVRLNVPSVFIYGGSILPGRFKGKPVTVQDVFEAVGKHSVGAMSDEDLLELEQAACPSAGSCGAQFTANTMATVAEAIGLAMPYSCGAPAPYEVRDTFCYTAGELVMDLIASNIRPRDIVTLKALENAATVVAASGGSTNAALHLPAIAHECGIKFDLFDVAEIFRKTPYIADLKPGGKYVAKDMFEVGGIPLLMKTLLDHGYLHGDCMTVTGRTMAENMAAVKWNDQQDVVYPANKPLTRTGGVVGLRGNLAPEGAIVKVAGMPRSAQKFSGPARCFDNEEECFEAVKNKRYKEGDVLVIRYEGPKGGPGMREMLATTAALYGQGMGDKVALITDGRFSGATRGFCVGHVGPEAAVGGPIALVRDGDIIDLDAIKGTLKVRLTAAELRARKKDWKPRGTDYTSGALWKYADQVGSALNGAVTHPGGAHEKHCYADI; encoded by the coding sequence ATGAGCGAACGGGTTTTCGACAAGGCCAAGCTGCCCAGCCGCCACGTTTCCGTCGGACCGTCCCGCGCTCCCCACCGCTCCTATTATTACGCGATGGGCATGACCACGAAGCAGATCTCGCAGCCCTTCGTCGGCGTCGCGAGCTGCTGGAACGAGGCTGCCCCCTGCAACATCGCCCTGATGCGCCAGGCCCAGGCCGTGAAGAAGGGCGTCGCCTCTGCTGGCGGCACCCCCCGCGAATTCTGCACCATTTCCGTGACCGATGGCATCGCCATGGGCCACCAGGGCATGAAGTCCTCACTGGCCTCCCGCGAGTGCATTGCGGACTCGGTCGAGCTGACCATGCGCGGGCATTCCTATGATGCGTTGGTGGGGCTTGCCGGCTGCGACAAGTCCCTTCCGGGCATGATGATGGCCATGGTGCGCCTCAACGTGCCGTCGGTCTTCATCTATGGCGGCTCGATCCTGCCGGGTCGCTTCAAGGGCAAGCCCGTGACCGTTCAGGATGTTTTCGAGGCCGTCGGCAAGCACTCGGTCGGCGCCATGTCGGACGAGGACCTGCTGGAGCTCGAGCAGGCTGCCTGCCCCTCTGCCGGCTCCTGCGGTGCCCAGTTCACCGCAAACACCATGGCCACCGTGGCCGAGGCCATCGGCCTCGCCATGCCGTATTCCTGCGGCGCGCCAGCGCCTTACGAAGTTCGTGACACCTTCTGCTACACCGCCGGCGAACTGGTGATGGACCTCATCGCCAGCAATATCCGCCCGCGTGACATCGTGACACTCAAGGCGCTCGAGAACGCCGCGACCGTGGTCGCAGCATCGGGCGGCTCCACCAATGCTGCATTGCACCTGCCGGCCATCGCGCATGAGTGCGGCATCAAGTTCGACCTTTTCGACGTGGCCGAGATCTTCAGGAAGACACCCTACATCGCGGACCTCAAGCCGGGCGGCAAGTACGTCGCCAAGGACATGTTCGAGGTCGGCGGCATTCCGTTGCTGATGAAGACGCTGCTCGACCATGGCTATCTGCATGGCGACTGCATGACCGTGACGGGCCGGACCATGGCGGAGAACATGGCTGCCGTGAAATGGAACGACCAGCAGGATGTGGTCTACCCCGCCAACAAGCCGCTGACCAGGACCGGCGGCGTCGTCGGGTTGCGTGGCAACCTCGCGCCCGAAGGCGCCATCGTGAAGGTGGCCGGCATGCCGCGCTCGGCGCAGAAGTTCTCCGGCCCGGCGCGCTGCTTCGACAACGAGGAAGAGTGCTTCGAGGCGGTGAAGAACAAGCGCTACAAGGAAGGCGACGTGCTCGTGATCCGCTACGAGGGCCCCAAGGGCGGCCCCGGAATGCGCGAGATGCTCGCGACCACGGCGGCACTCTATGGCCAGGGCATGGGCGACAAGGTGGCCCTCATCACCGATGGCCGGTTCTCCGGAGCGACGCGCGGGTTCTGCGTGGGCCATGTCGGACCCGAGGCGGCTGTCGGCGGGCCGATCGCACTCGTGCGCGATGGCGACATCATTGATCTTGATGCCATCAAGGGAACGCTCAAAGTTCGCCTTACGGCCGCCGAATTGCGGGCGCGTAAGAAGGACTGGAAGCCCCGCGGCACGGATTACACCTCCGGCGCACTCTGGAAGTATGCCGATCAGGTCGGGTCGGCGCTGAACGGGGCTGTGACACATCCGGGCGGAGCCCACGAAAAGCATTGCTATGCGGACATCTGA
- a CDS encoding LrgB family protein yields MQPQFLWVYLAASPLLWLAVTLAAYALADRLSQAAGRNPVVNPVLIAVAILALLLWLTGTPYKVYFDGAQFVHFLLGPATVALAIPLHRNWPVVRRAFLPIAAALVAGAFTAVISAVGIAWAFGAPFEVLASLAPKSVTAAIAMGISDGLGGNPSLTATLVISTGILGAIMVTPLMNALKLTDYRARGFAAGVASHGIGTARAFQVDPVAGTFAGIALGLNGLITALIVPVLVSWLR; encoded by the coding sequence ATGCAGCCCCAGTTCCTGTGGGTCTATCTCGCTGCAAGCCCGCTCCTCTGGCTTGCTGTCACGCTGGCGGCCTATGCGCTGGCCGATCGCCTTTCGCAGGCGGCAGGCCGCAATCCGGTCGTCAACCCCGTGCTGATCGCGGTGGCGATCCTGGCCCTCCTGCTCTGGCTCACCGGCACGCCCTACAAGGTCTACTTTGACGGCGCGCAGTTCGTGCACTTCCTGCTCGGCCCCGCCACGGTGGCGCTCGCCATCCCGCTCCATCGCAACTGGCCCGTGGTGAGGCGTGCCTTCCTGCCCATTGCGGCCGCTCTGGTGGCCGGCGCCTTCACCGCCGTCATCTCCGCCGTCGGCATCGCCTGGGCCTTTGGCGCGCCCTTCGAGGTACTGGCCTCGCTGGCGCCCAAATCCGTGACGGCCGCCATCGCCATGGGCATTTCCGACGGGTTGGGCGGCAATCCATCCCTGACCGCGACGCTGGTGATCTCCACCGGCATACTGGGTGCGATCATGGTCACGCCGCTGATGAACGCGCTGAAGCTCACCGATTACCGCGCGCGCGGCTTCGCGGCCGGCGTCGCCTCGCACGGCATCGGCACCGCCCGCGCCTTCCAGGTCGATCCGGTGGCGGGCACCTTCGCCGGCATCGCGCTCGGCCTGAACGGCCTCATCACCGCCCTCATCGTGCCTGTTCTGGTGAGCTGGCTGCGCTGA
- the xth gene encoding exodeoxyribonuclease III — protein sequence MRITTWNVNSVRQRLDQLLAFLSEAQPDAICLQEIKTQDEGFPRAGIEAAGYHVTTHGQRGFNGVAILSKARLEDVRRGLPGDPSDEQARYLEGVLPFGSGVLRLASIYLPNGNPVGTDKYPYKLAWMDRLIAHARELLTLEEPLVLAGDYNVIPEPRDCHDPAVWANDALFVPGTRAKFRELLHVGLTEAVRATTDADRLYTFWDYQAGAWQKNNGIRIDHILLSPQATDRLAATAIHKHTRAWEKPSDHVPVSVELRA from the coding sequence ATGCGCATCACCACCTGGAACGTGAACTCCGTCCGCCAGCGCCTCGACCAGCTTTTGGCCTTCCTCAGCGAGGCGCAGCCTGACGCCATCTGCCTGCAGGAGATCAAGACGCAGGACGAAGGCTTTCCCCGCGCCGGGATCGAGGCGGCCGGGTATCATGTAACCACCCATGGCCAGAGGGGCTTCAACGGCGTGGCGATCCTGTCCAAGGCGAGGCTCGAGGATGTGCGCCGCGGCCTGCCCGGCGATCCGTCCGACGAACAGGCTCGCTATCTGGAGGGCGTCCTGCCTTTCGGCTCGGGCGTGCTGCGCCTCGCCTCGATCTATCTGCCGAACGGCAACCCTGTCGGCACCGACAAGTATCCCTACAAGCTCGCCTGGATGGATCGCCTGATCGCCCATGCGCGGGAACTCCTGACGCTTGAGGAGCCGCTTGTTCTCGCCGGCGATTACAACGTGATCCCCGAGCCGCGCGACTGCCACGACCCGGCCGTCTGGGCCAATGACGCACTGTTTGTGCCCGGCACCCGCGCCAAGTTCCGCGAGTTGCTGCATGTGGGCCTCACCGAGGCCGTGCGCGCCACCACCGACGCAGACAGGCTCTATACCTTCTGGGACTATCAGGCCGGCGCCTGGCAGAAGAACAACGGCATCAGAATCGACCACATCCTGCTCTCGCCGCAGGCCACGGACAGGTTGGCGGCGACGGCCATCCACAAGCACACGCGCGCCTGGGAGAAGCCGTCCGACCATGTGCCGGTGAGCGTGGAACTGCGGGCCTGA
- a CDS encoding DUF2497 domain-containing protein → MTALAKGNEPSMEEILASIRRIISDDEQVAAADKEEPAALPASVPAAPDVLDLAVEAKPLALAEESQGQDDIDLMFSDAEPEPEPEPVPPPPPPVMADIPPPPPPAPPPQPVAPVAPAAYAVPEPAGELLSAAASASIAGAFSSLSNTLLTGNARTLEDLVKDMMKPMLKAWLDDNLPMIVERLVKAEIERVARGGR, encoded by the coding sequence ATGACGGCTCTCGCAAAAGGCAACGAACCCTCCATGGAGGAGATCCTCGCCTCGATCCGGCGCATCATCTCCGATGATGAGCAGGTTGCGGCTGCCGACAAGGAGGAGCCTGCGGCTTTGCCGGCCTCGGTCCCGGCTGCCCCCGACGTTCTTGACCTTGCCGTGGAGGCGAAGCCGTTGGCGCTCGCCGAGGAAAGTCAGGGGCAGGACGACATCGATCTGATGTTCTCCGATGCTGAGCCTGAGCCTGAGCCTGAGCCGGTTCCGCCCCCGCCACCTCCGGTCATGGCCGACATTCCGCCGCCGCCGCCGCCTGCGCCGCCCCCCCAACCGGTGGCTCCTGTTGCGCCCGCAGCCTATGCGGTGCCCGAACCGGCTGGCGAGCTTCTTTCGGCGGCTGCCAGCGCCTCCATCGCCGGCGCCTTCTCGTCGCTGTCGAACACGCTGCTGACGGGCAATGCACGGACGCTCGAGGACCTCGTCAAGGACATGATGAAGCCCATGCTCAAGGCCTGGCTCGACGACAACCTCCCGATGATCGTGGAACGGCTGGTCAAGGCCGAGATCGAGCGCGTGGCGCGCGGCGGGCGCTGA
- a CDS encoding TolC family outer membrane protein: MLASSHRLTMLSSAACALLVAGCLAAGSAHAAETLESALAKAYGSNPTLNAQRASLRVSNENVPQALSGYRPRITGSADIGGSILQVDRPGANSVNQRQLPRGVALQVDQTLWNAGRTGNAVSQAESLVLASRENLRVAEQNVLLDAATSYMNVLRDAAILNLNTNNVEVLEEQLRQTRDRFNVGEVTRTDVAQSEARLAASRSQAALSLSNLKASLGRYRQIVGVSPRRLAPARPIERNLPRSLEEGLRYSQTIHPAVVASLHNVDAADIGVKLIEAELYPTIGLSGTVSQRIDTQSINDQRFSASAVARLTVPIYEGGQVYSRTRQAKELAGQRRLEADITREQVRAQVVVAWGALEASRAQTVAAQAQVAAATTALNGVREEAKVGQRTTLDVLNAQQELLAARSSLVSAQRDRVVASYNVLSSVGRLNARTLGLKVATYDPSLHYQQVRDKWLGTQTPDGR, translated from the coding sequence ATGCTTGCGAGTTCCCATCGGTTGACGATGTTGAGTTCTGCCGCCTGCGCATTGCTGGTCGCCGGCTGCCTTGCCGCGGGGTCCGCCCATGCGGCAGAGACGCTCGAAAGCGCGCTGGCCAAGGCTTACGGCTCGAATCCGACGCTGAACGCGCAGCGCGCCTCCCTTCGCGTGTCCAACGAAAACGTTCCTCAGGCTCTGTCCGGCTATCGGCCGCGCATCACCGGCAGCGCCGATATCGGCGGCTCGATCCTTCAGGTCGATAGACCGGGCGCGAACTCGGTAAACCAGCGGCAGCTGCCGCGCGGTGTGGCCCTTCAGGTCGACCAGACGCTGTGGAATGCGGGCCGCACCGGCAACGCCGTAAGCCAGGCCGAGTCGCTGGTGCTGGCCAGTCGGGAGAATCTGCGCGTCGCCGAACAGAACGTGCTGCTGGACGCCGCGACCTCCTACATGAACGTTCTGCGCGACGCCGCGATCCTCAACCTCAACACCAACAACGTCGAGGTTCTGGAAGAGCAACTGCGCCAGACGCGTGACCGGTTCAATGTCGGCGAGGTCACCCGCACGGACGTGGCGCAGTCAGAAGCGCGGCTGGCCGCATCCCGTTCGCAGGCCGCGCTGTCCCTGTCGAACCTCAAGGCGAGCCTCGGGCGCTACCGGCAGATCGTCGGGGTGAGCCCGCGCCGCCTTGCGCCTGCCCGGCCGATCGAACGCAATCTGCCGCGCTCACTGGAGGAAGGCCTGCGCTATTCCCAGACCATCCATCCGGCCGTCGTCGCCTCGCTGCACAATGTCGACGCTGCGGATATTGGCGTGAAGCTGATCGAAGCCGAACTCTATCCCACCATTGGCCTGAGCGGCACTGTGAGCCAGCGGATCGACACCCAGAGCATCAACGACCAGCGATTCTCGGCCTCGGCTGTCGCTCGCCTCACCGTTCCCATCTACGAGGGTGGTCAGGTCTATTCGCGCACCCGGCAGGCCAAGGAACTTGCTGGCCAGCGCCGGCTTGAGGCCGACATCACCCGTGAGCAGGTCCGCGCTCAGGTGGTGGTGGCCTGGGGCGCGCTCGAAGCCTCGCGGGCGCAGACCGTGGCCGCGCAGGCGCAGGTCGCTGCGGCCACGACGGCTCTCAATGGCGTGCGCGAAGAGGCGAAAGTCGGTCAGCGGACCACGCTCGACGTACTCAACGCCCAGCAGGAGTTGCTGGCGGCGCGCTCGTCTCTGGTCAGCGCGCAGCGCGACCGGGTGGTGGCCTCGTACAACGTGCTCTCGAGCGTCGGCCGGCTCAATGCCAGAACGCTGGGGCTGAAGGTGGCGACCTATGATCCGAGCCTGCATTATCAGCAGGTTCGCGACAAATGGCTCGGGACGCAGACGCCTGACGGGCGCTGA